A region from the Halichondria panicea chromosome 11, odHalPani1.1, whole genome shotgun sequence genome encodes:
- the LOC135343838 gene encoding transmembrane protein 216-like: MANSKRISSLPLQVVLYFNGWFLVLFYIAEMALLIYKATTSASYPPGNLAAEVILLLILCLLDIIRIYYGAKGNLTERKLPLLLSLLFVPPLVGGYLYLTVWQTTIHRLEYVLLALGYTGLLLELVIGAITLIVFQRSELLG; this comes from the exons ATGGCCAATTCTAAAAGAATCTCATCTCTACCGCTGCAAGTCGTGCTCTACTTCAATggctggtttctggtcctctTCTACATAGCAGAAATGGCCTTATTAATATACAAAG CTACAACATCAGCATCATATCCCCCTGGTAACCTAGCAGCAGAGGTCATCTTATTATTAATTCTTTGTCTACTGGACATCATTAGGATATACTATG GAGCTAAAGGGAATCTAACAGAGCGAAAGCTACCACTTCTTCTGTCTCTTCTGTTTGTGCCTCCATTGGTCGGAGGGTATCTGTATCTCACAGTGTGGCAAACAACAAT acacagattAGAATATGTTTTGCTAGCCCTCGGTTACACAGGCCTGTTACTGGAGCTGGTCATCGGAGCCATCACTCTGATAGTCTTTCAAAG GAGTGAACTCCTAGGCTGA